The Mauremys mutica isolate MM-2020 ecotype Southern chromosome 1, ASM2049712v1, whole genome shotgun sequence genome has a segment encoding these proteins:
- the STMP1 gene encoding short transmembrane mitochondrial protein 1 yields the protein MFQFLLGFALGNVVGMYLAQNYDIPDLAKKLEDFKRDVEAKKKPPSDKS from the exons ATGTTTCAGTTTCTG CTTGGTTTTGCTCTCGGCAATGTGGTTGGGATGTATCTGGCGCAGAATTATGat attcctgACCTTGCAAAGAAACTTGAAGATTTTAAAAGAGATGTGGAAGCTAAGAAGAAACCTCCCAGTGACAAATCGTAA